Part of the Lucilia cuprina isolate Lc7/37 chromosome 5, ASM2204524v1, whole genome shotgun sequence genome is shown below.
CCAATCGTTTTATATGTAGCTAACAAGGTTTATATATCCATAGCCCAAGTGCTGCCGGCTAACGATTTTTGGACGTTgtttctacagaaaatgtttGGTTTGTGCAAGGTCGGAATTTGGACTTCATAGACCACGATAATAAATTTCTTCGACcgacaaaaatagtaaaaactaaaatatcgcTTTCTAACTTAATTGGTATATTCCTGACGGAATAGGAATTAATTTCACAATATATAAATGTCTATTTTTGCAGAAATACTAGTTATTCGAATACAACAGCACTATACAACGACATTCGTAGAGAAcagaaaaaacattttgctgCCCAAAACAAACGTACTTCTCGCGTAGGCCATGTAGTCTCTAATAAATGTCCAACTTTTAGTCAGGGTCCTTATTATACCCACCAAGTATTCAACTGTTTATTGTGGATTAGATAATTGCATAGtcgtacaaaaatataaaaattaaccgTTCGTCAGTTAGCATTACCTGTAATGTGTTCAAAGTGTTTAGATATGGCTGTTTGCGTTTTTGATAAGAACATACAAACACCATCAAGCCTTGATATTATCTAGCAAGCGTTATGAATTTCGGTCCAACATAAATTCCTGAGTCTTACTAATCTTTTTCTGTATGTTAACAATTCGATTAAGATCTGGAGATTAGGCTGGCCATTTCAAACGTATCAATGCAGTAGCTAGCGCGAGTTTTACCCGCCCACGAAGATGTGGAGTgaaattccaaaaagtatacAAACATTCCACTTAGATTAATAAGTTGAGAGGTCTGTCGTAGATAACtgttaaaaacattgttttatttaaatatgtttatatgtatttgttttactaaatttataatttgttaaaggtTTACATATACAATGATTAGCAGAGaacatattaatattattaataattatagtaattattatattgtatttataaaaaaaagataatgcATAATTGCATTTGCACTTCTAGCCTACAGGACACAAAACATTGtaaatttaagctaaaaattaaattcatattacGAATATTTTGATCATCAATTGATGTTTGTGACTTTCAAATAACATACAACAAAACATTCATTATCATTTTCTCCACAGTTCtacattttttggtactttttttctatttttgttgtttgctatAAATTAgcgcaaataataaaaaagaaaaatattagataaatcaacatttgtttttgttttgtgtctCACTGATATCGAATGTATTTGATTTGActattctaaaataataaataataatgaagcaaaaaaaagttttatttcttgCACAAAGTGGCGGGCAAAAGTtaaatttcttgttatttttttggcaGGGGAATCTTTTGGACAGGAGGTTTATTATGTAATTAAATgcgaaaaaaatcaataattctaagctatattaaataataaaaagaacatttttatgttaaaccATAATTTACTGATTtgaatcttttaattttttatggtttatttaaatactttattatgctGATCTTTATTTCAGATacgtaaaaaataattaattaatttaaataaattattctgATAATTTTGAATTCTTCTAATATGCATTTAAATTACGTAGAAGACCTCCGCAGACaattagaataaaataaaatcatttttatttcgaaCATTGATTTAGggacatttgaaaaaaaagctcCTGATAATTTAGAGAAGAATCTGATCATATATACACACTTctttcatatgtttttttattacattaaatttaataactcaAGTAGAATTTTAGCTCATAACACATTCTGTTTCAATTTTGTGGGTATTATTTTGATCGATCATTCATTTCTTCAGATTCTGTTTATTtcaaaagtcaaaatttactcaaaaactttacaacagcgaaaattatttttataaaaccgaATATTTTGAAGTGTCAGAGCTGCTTTGAATTTATCCTACCTGTTTTTAGATTTATAAAAAGGTAAAGTtagcatttttattataaatttgattGTAGAAAGGCAAAAGCAAAGCCCTGTGAACAAATTTTAAgcgaatttatttaattcaactCATACAAATCTAACATAATAATAGTCTGGAGACTTGtgttgaaaacttatttttaattgtgtttAGATTCGCTTctttaaatatcattttttatttttatttcaccaATAGTCATCACAAGTCTTGAAGTTTTTTAACGATAAACTAGTCAAaattgtgtgtttgtgtttttttttctttcgaaaggatttctattttattttaatgataaatattagttattgtttttgttatattataaatattatttttaaatttagtttgttattatttaccattaaaaatatgtatgtatttatataacttaagattaaataaaacaaaaaataagaaaaataaaagtgtaataataaaaaatattaaaataataaaaaaattattggtaATTAATTACAAATGTTTGAGTTTCTATTAGTTTCAAGTTatcttattataattatttaaatttaattgttgttgtaaccATATGGATACGTTTCGAGTAGATTGGTGTcgaattttaaagcaaaaaatatgagGAAAAGCGTAcacgtttttaaacataaatgacGTTAAGACTTAAGATTATATCGTTTGCATGTAGTTGTGATggtaaaaacgggaaatttaataaaaagttaattaaataaaataaggaCAAGTAGGAAATCAACAGAAATGCATTTAATCGACAATAGGCGTAAATAATGTTGTGGTGGTGATTGATCATGGGTCAGTGATATTTGTAATCTTACTTATGCATCTGTATGTGTATTATGTATAAgttgtatattttaagtttataaggCTGAAGCAAATATCATTGACTTTTGTTCGCTGAAGGTGGAGTGGTGatggtttaaaacaaaaaaaaaaaaaacatttcgttTCATTTTTGTTACGTTAAGGATAACAAAAGCGCGCTCGCACTAATGAGGTAAATCTAATTTGGAGTGTTACGTTCAAACACAATGTTATTCAGTTTAAAGAATATCGAAATACTTGAATGGCATGAtaggtattttgttttgttttgtcacGTTTATATTAACCGTCATTCGCAAGCATAACAATAGACAGGCATACGAAAAAACGCACACATTTCGTTCATACAACCAAATGCTAGATTTTAAGAATATTCTCAATCCCAATCTACCACCCAGAGAAACGGACTACAACTTAATATTTAACATCGCTTAATTCCATCTGCTGATGTTTCTTAACCGCCAACGGCAATCATGAAGATGATGCTGatgaattttttgttgaacTTCCTCCACCGCTAGACACTCCGCGTTGCTTCTCAATGTATACATTCAGAAGGCGAACTTTGCTGGGATTTAGCATAGTCAGCTTTGGCTTGACCTTCTCCTCGCCCATAACAATGTACAATTTGACAATACAAAAGACTGCTGCTTTTCGCACCATCGACTGATAATCGTCTGTAAGTCGTGCCAAATGGGGAAATACTATATCGAGCTGTGACTCGGTCAACTCTGAACCGTGGCGGTCGGCCAATTCGGTTAGCAATTTCAAGGCACACAGGTTCACTGGATACGAGCCCGTTGCAATCACAGGATTCACTATGTTAATAGTCAAGTTTAGAGGCAGAGCTGGTACAATTCGAGGTATTAGCATGTCCAGTTCGCGCATTGTTTCCTTGCTCTTTGGATAGCAGTTGATGATCTTTAGCAATATCAGTTCGACAAAATTAATCCAATTGGGTTTCATTTGCGCCCGCCGGAGAATTTTGGAGAGCACATGGAGAGCCTCCACGACTACCTCATTTGAGCTGGCATCAAGCATGTTTAGTAGCATTTTCATGATGGCGCGGAAGTGCTTATTGGGTAGTTCACAGTTGCCGCTTTTTATACATATGCCCAGATTGACGAGAGCGCCCTGAACCTGAGGTACGGCCATGTCAGGTGTAAGATTCAGTGCCACTTTAATGATCTCACTCTCATGGGTGCCATTTTCGAGGATAATTTCGCCATTATcggaaaatttaagatttacTCCAGACGATGAAGATGAGTTGGTTTGCCCCATACCGGAACCAAGCGTACTGGCTGTCATTTTGTGATGTTGCTCCAATAAATTACCATCTAAGCGCATTGTTGTGCTTTCTGGTGTGTTTGATTCAGTTGTTGTGGCCGACTGAGTCTTCGAGTTCGAAGAGGCACATGAATCGAGGGCTTCACTTAAATGGCCGTTGTAGCCACCACCATTTGAGTTATTGGCCAAAGAGTTATACTGGTTTTCTATGCCGCCAAAGCAATTGCGTATTTCCTCAGTCGTTTTTTGAATGTTCTGTTGAACATCAACCTCCGAGTAGCCGAGCATCAAATCGTTATCAGTGACTGAAGATTGGCGTGAACGAGGACTTGTGAATTGGGGTTGAAGTGATGAAAATGGCCCACCGACATTGGGACTTTGCAAAGGTTTTGGACTGGAGCTTGACAGTGGAGAAGATGAGGGTGAATTTGTGCCCGATGTGCTGCTGCGACGCAAGTGAGACTGTATGCAAACCTTAGCAGAGTCCTGATATCCTTTAGGTAGGGTCGACAACACTTTAGTCATCTGGGGTGTATTTAGATTGTATAATGCTATGAGGCAGTGACGTGCCTGATTCCGCAGTTCGAGGCTTTTCTGGTCTCCTGCCATTTGAAcgatttttaaaagtgttttttcgaCTATAGGTAAAACAATGCCTTCTTCAGCACCAGGAAAATCTGTATTTTTGCAATACGTGTTGGCCAAGCTTGTAAGAAATTTGAGTATTGCAATACGTGTCTTTGTACAAGGTGTCTGTGCAGAATCAGACAAGATGCGGAAGACGTCTTTCATTTGGAGATCGGTTGGAAAGTATTCATGAACTACTTGTAAAGTTTTCCAGATTTTTCCATGCATTGAGTTCAACAACTCTGTGCCAAGTTTATTGAAGAGACGTGTCAACAGTATAAACAGCCAGTCATGAAGGTCGTTGGCGTAAGCCAATATAAGTTCGGTGACCGTCTCCAGGAAAAGCGAGTAGACTTTGGTGTGTGTGTCCATAAACATTTTACGGAACGTGTCAAGAACCAACTGCAATTGTTGCGGTGTCAACTCTTTGCCGTCAGCGAGGTAATGTGTAAGACTAATGAGGCCATCTTTACGCTCGGACCAATGTGTGGAGGCACAATACTGGATAATCGTATCAATATCTTCGAATGGTGGCCTTACCCAACTCCAGTCCAACCGATTTCTGGATCCCGACAGGGAATAATTTGAGTTGTTGCCTCGGGTATAAGAGGAATCAAACGAACGTTCAGAACACACAGATGATGCTTCGGAATCATCAGATTCCTCGCGGGACATTAGTTTTCGTCCCATACGCGCACCGGCCGAATAACCACCACGATCACGACCGTAATCACCCATTGATGCGTAATCTCCTCCACTGCCATCAGGAGATAAGGCATCAGCAAGAGCATTTTCAGCATCTCTACTTTGTTGAAGCAATCTAGCAGCAGCCAGTTGCCGGGTTGGTTGATTTCTCTCCGGAGTACGACGAGAATTGCCGGTAGTATACATACTTCTCTTCATGATAACACCTCCACCACCTCCGCCTCTTGTAGGACTCGTCTCTCTAGAACTGGCCAAAGATCTTGGAATGCCCGAAGCTTTTTTTGGAATTGTTCCAGTTGGCCTATAATATGATCCAATAACATGCTGTTCGCGCAACTTCGAACTTGGAGAGGTGGATCTAGATCCAGGTTGTGATTGAGATACTCCTGCTCTTCCACGAGCTCGAGGCGAAATTCCGCTATTTACAGTTGATTGAGTCGTTGCTTGTTGTTGACCAGCGCCTGTTCGCGGACGAGGCAGAGATCCTGTTGCAGCACTACTTGTAGTAGACGTACCGGTGTTTGCGGCTTTTTTACGTGCTATAAATGCGTATTGAGCACGCGCTTTGGCACGTTGTGCTGCTGCTGTATCTACGGCTGATACACTACGCATACCGGGAGCAGGTTTCTGAAGTGCACCTGGAGAGCGCTGAATACGCGAAGCCGTTGCAACGGTGGCCCTCCTTTCTTCTGTTCCACCACCTCCTCCGCCACCTCCaccatctctttctctttcAAGTGCTCTTTGTGCAGCAATATCTAAAGTTCCGTAGATTTGATCAGCCAAATCTGGAAAGTGTCTACGGAACACCCAATATGCTCGACGCGAATGTCGTCGTGCTTCACTGTCGGCATCGCTCATAGACTTCTTAATTATGTCACGTAAAAGAGGAGCACTTCGTTCCATTGCTTTAGTCGGCCACTCATCACACAGtaaacacaaaatttcgcatagagCTGAACGAATATCCTTCGATTTAGAGTTCTGCAATGTTTCCGTAATTATTTTGATAAGCTTAGGGGcatgtgtatattttattatatatttcaatGCAAGTAATGAAGACGATGCAATGACTTTAGCCGAATTCTGAATCAGAAGTATTAATTGCTCTAAAATGTACTCGCAGAATTTGTCCAATTTTTGGTGAAGTGTTTTAGACAAAAAGGCAATCGTAATACAAGCCTCTCGAATTACTTGTGAACGCAGCTCTTCcttcaaaatatctaaaaatgatATCGAAAGTTCTTTTAACTGAACCGTAAAGAATTGAGGCTGTGactgtatatttaatattagaAGCGACCGAATTTTCTTCAAAGCATCGATACGTTTCTCCCAGTCATAATTCTTGTCGCTGATTATTGACAATATATTTCTGTAAATGTCGTCCATGTCTTTGGgatgaaatatatttaactgTGGCACTGCCTCGAATGAAGCCTCAAAGATTTCCATGGTGACTGCTCCAGCATCGGCTGCACTCTCAGCAGCGATATTATTTTTCGAGCGCATAGTAGCAGAAACAGTACGCTTAACAATTTTTGTGGGACGTTCACGAGCTGCGACGTTGTCGGCCTCATCATGgccattattgttattattttgtgtcTGAGTTACAAGCATTGCCGACTTTAGTAACAAACCCTCACCTTTGATTTGATCAAATTTCTGCTCCAATATGGCCAACTTCGATGCTGGCATATCATCCATTCGGCGCAAATCAGGCCGCAAACGATCACCAACATGTTTGTATATTTCGACTAATGATTGTATAGCAGTGTCACGAACTGATACAGTAGGATCTCCAAGTAACACACATATTGACTGAATATAGTTACGCACACTCAACTGCGATGTTCCGTACTCATTAAGCGTATTTACAATTGTTTGCAGGAACTCCTCACGAACCTttgcatttttatgtttaaaacaacTGGCCGCTAATTTGTCAAGCAAAACCTGAGGTGTAAGAACTTTGTGTTCCATTAATGTTTGCAGTAATAATTGAGCCTTCTCGCGTACTGTGTCTTTGCTGTCGCCGAGACGATCGATCACATGCGGCAAAACTGTTGCGGTGTAGGCATTGAAGTCAGGACCCAGCCTTTTTATAAGTTCCGTAAATGCTTCCAACGATTTTTGTGCAATTTTAAAATGACTCCCTGTCAACCAGGGCATTAGACCATCGACTAACATGCCCATGTCCATGCACACTACCGAATTGGTATCATCGCTAAGGAATGTAACTAGATCTTCTGCTAATAGCGCCTTAACACGCATATCTGCCTTTGGCATCAACTGTATGAAACCATCCAAATCATTCGGTTTTCTGTACGCCATTTTTTAATATCTGAACTGTCCTGAACACTATAATAATTTTCGATTGaggtttttttgtgattttctgaaaatagttaagaaaaggaaaaatattttaaaatacatatgtatatttttatgtagaGTATTTGAAtactattattatttcaaaatgtgtTATCTGAATTTAATACTTTAGTTTAATCAagcattagaaaaaatattaatataaatattcataaatattgaaGAATAAATATGACCAAAATTATaggtatgtatttgttttctaaattaatttattatattatattaaagaaatatacatatatatagtcaATTTATTAAGAGTCTTGATAACATGATTTTGTGCACTGATTTTATTCATATatgaagaaaaagaaattattataactTAAACCCAATTGAGCAGGACAGACAACACAAATTTGACCCACTCATAcagtacatttatttattttctacttgTTTGACAATTGTTGGGGTGTCAGAGTACatgaataaacattaaaataaaataaaaaaagttttatgaaagCTCCACGGTATTGCGGGGTGGGCGTGTGCGCAAGGTTAGGAGTGACAAGTCAGAGCAATGACAACATAAAGAGTGTgataaaaacatagaaaaagttaacaaagaaagtttttaataaaaaagaataagaaaatgttacaaaataatAGCTaacaaatagtttttcttatctCAGACCACCGTTGCTGCTCAGCTGCTTGTAATGATGTTGGATAgaagttatacatacatatgtacatatttgtttgGTTGATTGGTATATGGCGAGGTGTATGTGAATCATCTTTTTGACAAATATGAATTTTGCACAGAAACAAAACGAACAAAAGAGAGTTGTTATATACTcgataataaaaatttagaagcACTCTTTTTACTAACACATTGGATATCAACTTATAATTCAATAATGGTGGCTAAAAAATTCAAAGTTAGGTTCTAAATCGATTTGGAACGTCTGTCTAATAATAAAAGTGCAGGTCATTACATATAATATAACTTGATTATTTCATTTATCTCCTTCACAAATGTTCAAATTCAtcataaatgttatatttaaaaaaacatagaattttGAAATGTACATTCTCTGTTTAAAGGGTCTTAAACTAATGACTAAACAAACGTTTAGGAATATAAACTAGTtcctcaatattttttttgcaaagaaatggcaaaacaaaaatatgactGAAATAGTGCCTATTGtgacaatattttatttgtttgcagAAACTTTTTCACGAGGTACAACTGCTGccttcacaaaaaaatattttctgcatATCCACATCTTGTTTATAGATCAATATTTCTAACAAAAtgtgtatatttaatatttttattacaaagatttataaatacgaataatttattgaataattcTCCACTAAATGAACATCAATGAGTGTATtacaatatgtacataaaatagcaaatacaacaacaccaattatgtacattgaaaaaataacaatacaatgtacatacatacgtgtaTGTATGGAATACGACGGATACGACTTCGAGCTCGAGAGTGCCGACCACTAATTCAATATGTAcgcaattttctatttataatcaCACAATGACGTTGACGTTTGTTGTACGTTCATGTTGTCTGTCGTTGCCTTGGTCATGCGACAAAGATGTTTTagcatttttcttttctaactATTTTTATCGTGTTTATTTACTGTATTTCCTATTTTCACAtaatataagtttaaaatttaataaatttgtaataaaaacagaTAAAGACAatcaacattaaaatattttgtgaaaaaagagGCAGAAAGATGGACGCAAGAACTACTACAGCAATAACAAGACCAAAGATGACGTTGTTATCACGCTAAGCATTGGCTTCCTTAGCTGACAGAGGCGATGCCTGTCGCCAGCAGAGAAATTTGATggaatgtatgtatgcatgtgtgtgtttgCCTTTGAATGTATCGGTATTAGTGAAAAGAATTTGACATTTGGCAAAGAATAgtcaatgaaaacaaaaacaaataaaaatataaatgaaataaattaaattacttttcaTTCTGTTTATCTCAACAAGACAGTGCAAAATTATACATTcatagatatacatataaataaaaaaacaatagaaaattcaaCGAACAATTGGCACATTGACCATTTCATGTGATAAAGACCGGAGACcggtaaaagtttttatatgcaCATAATTTGTCTTATTTATCTTTGAGCAAATGATGAACTTTCCTAGttgataataaaaatgaaagctATTGGTATTTtccaataaatatgtatacatgttGTATGTATGAAAGTACATAGTGGGTTATGCAAAGCAAATACAAATTAGATTTCTGACTTAGTTACTGGtgtcattttataatttttcttaccTTCTAAAGAATTCGATTTGATCCTTATATTTgcgtctttatttatttatttattacaaacagATGCAAATACTC
Proteins encoded:
- the LOC111675607 gene encoding CLIP-associating protein, which translates into the protein MAYRKPNDLDGFIQLMPKADMRVKALLAEDLVTFLSDDTNSVVCMDMGMLVDGLMPWLTGSHFKIAQKSLEAFTELIKRLGPDFNAYTATVLPHVIDRLGDSKDTVREKAQLLLQTLMEHKVLTPQVLLDKLAASCFKHKNAKVREEFLQTIVNTLNEYGTSQLSVRNYIQSICVLLGDPTVSVRDTAIQSLVEIYKHVGDRLRPDLRRMDDMPASKLAILEQKFDQIKGEGLLLKSAMLVTQTQNNNNNGHDEADNVAARERPTKIVKRTVSATMRSKNNIAAESAADAGAVTMEIFEASFEAVPQLNIFHPKDMDDIYRNILSIISDKNYDWEKRIDALKKIRSLLILNIQSQPQFFTVQLKELSISFLDILKEELRSQVIREACITIAFLSKTLHQKLDKFCEYILEQLILLIQNSAKVIASSSLLALKYIIKYTHAPKLIKIITETLQNSKSKDIRSALCEILCLLCDEWPTKAMERSAPLLRDIIKKSMSDADSEARRHSRRAYWVFRRHFPDLADQIYGTLDIAAQRALERERDGGGGGGGGGTEERRATVATASRIQRSPGALQKPAPGMRSVSAVDTAAAQRAKARAQYAFIARKKAANTGTSTTSSAATGSLPRPRTGAGQQQATTQSTVNSGISPRARGRAGVSQSQPGSRSTSPSSKLREQHVIGSYYRPTGTIPKKASGIPRSLASSRETSPTRGGGGGGVIMKRSMYTTGNSRRTPERNQPTRQLAAARLLQQSRDAENALADALSPDGSGGDYASMGDYGRDRGGYSAGARMGRKLMSREESDDSEASSVCSERSFDSSYTRGNNSNYSLSGSRNRLDWSWVRPPFEDIDTIIQYCASTHWSERKDGLISLTHYLADGKELTPQQLQLVLDTFRKMFMDTHTKVYSLFLETVTELILAYANDLHDWLFILLTRLFNKLGTELLNSMHGKIWKTLQVVHEYFPTDLQMKDVFRILSDSAQTPCTKTRIAILKFLTSLANTYCKNTDFPGAEEGIVLPIVEKTLLKIVQMAGDQKSLELRNQARHCLIALYNLNTPQMTKVLSTLPKGYQDSAKVCIQSHLRRSSTSGTNSPSSSPLSSSSPKPLQSPNVGGPFSSLQPQFTSPRSRQSSVTDNDLMLGYSEVDVQQNIQKTTEEIRNCFGGIENQYNSLANNSNGGGYNGHLSEALDSCASSNSKTQSATTTESNTPESTTMRLDGNLLEQHHKMTASTLGSGMGQTNSSSSSGVNLKFSDNGEIILENGTHESEIIKVALNLTPDMAVPQVQGALVNLGICIKSGNCELPNKHFRAIMKMLLNMLDASSNEVVVEALHVLSKILRRAQMKPNWINFVELILLKIINCYPKSKETMRELDMLIPRIVPALPLNLTINIVNPVIATGSYPVNLCALKLLTELADRHGSELTESQLDIVFPHLARLTDDYQSMVRKAAVFCIVKLYIVMGEEKVKPKLTMLNPSKVRLLNVYIEKQRGVSSGGGSSTKNSSASSS